The segment TTCCTGGTTGTTGGTACGCAGACAGGATCGGTTTATGTGATTTTAGTTGCCGAAATTCCGAGACAGGGGTCAGCAGGAGGTGTCAAAAATGAAAGAGTTGATCATCAGTGAATGGGAGAGGGCTTGGGGGCGGAAAAAAACACAGATGTTGTTGATTGTTTATCCAGTGTTGGTCTTTTTAATGGAAGTGTTCATGCTTCAGTTTGGTGTTGGTTTTTATGACATGGAACATGAGGTGGCTTTACATGCACTCAATTTTCCACTATTTTCTCTTCGTGATCTGTCTCTTTTACTGGTTTTCGTTATAGCCCCAATGCTCTGGGTGGACAGTTTCAGTGGTGAATACAGTACCGGAGCCTATCGAATGGTACTGATCCGACCGTACTCCAAAGGCAAGTTGTTGGCGGCCAAGTGGGTTTCCCAGGCGGCTTTGACAGGAATATTGTTACTCATTCCCTTTGTAATGAGCCAAATTGTAGGATGGATCAATTTACCCAATCCTTCTGTCACTACTTTCTTTTATGAAGGGGCGGAGCGTTATGACATGGGGGAGGCTTTACTTTATCAGCTCTGTTTTTATGGGTGGATCTTTCTGATACTTTTGGTTTGCCAGAGTGTATGTGCTTTGTTGGGTACTTGGATGCCCAATCCGATTCTGTCCTTTCTGGCTTATGCCGGTGGTTTGATCGGTTCCATCTATCTTTCTGATTCCTTTATAATCTTGTTTGGTCATACGGATGAAGTGTTTCGCTTGATGGCGGGAAAAGCGGAAGTGAGTGTTTACTATGTTCTCTTTGGAACCCTGGTGGTCAGTCTGGTCAGTATATATGGCAGCTGGAAGAAGAAAGACTGGGTGAAATGAAATTGGAACAACCTTCCTCTTTAGGTTCGGAAGGTTGTTCGTGTATGGATATGGTGGATGCGATCTGTTCTTTTTAAATCAGATAGAGTTGCAGCTCCGATTCCAAACATCGCGATTTTACATTCCAACTCGATTCGTTGCATGACAAAGCGGAGTTGTTCAGGAGTTGATTGAGTGGCAGCGGTAAGAAGAGATCGTCCGTAACCTGCCAGATCGGCTCCCAATGCAATGGCTTTGGCTCCCTCCACCCCGGTATACAAGCCTCCACTGGAGATCACGGTTCCCTGTGGATTTCGCTGACGGACATCTATCACACATTCTGCTGTGGGAATTCCCCAATCTGTGAATGCTTCCGCTGCTTGATACCGAAGGGGGTCCTTATGCTGAGATCGATACTTTTCCACTTGGCTCCAGGAAGTTCCTCCGGCTCCTGCTACATCAATAAAATGGATACCGGCTTCAAATAAGAGTTTTGCTACTTTGCCATCGATTCCCCACCCTACCTCCTTTACTCCCACCGGGACATCCAATTTTTTACACACTTCAGCGATTTGACGGATCAAGGAACGGAAACGGGTGTCGCCCTCCGGTTGGAATACCTCCTGCAAACTGTTCAGATGAAAAATAAGGGCATCGGCTTGGGTTAGCTCCACGACTTGTCGGCACTCATTTACGCCGTATCCGTAGTTGAGTTGTGCTGCACCCAAATTGGCCAGGATGGGGATGGTTGGGGCGTATTCCCGCAGTTGAAAAGTGTAGGCGGTGGATGGTTGTTCAATGGCGGCTCGTACCGAACCCAGACCCATGGCCCAGCCCTGTTCCTCCGCCGCAACGGCCAGGTGCTTGTTGATCTTCCATGCCTGATCAGTTCCCCCTGTCATGGAACTGACCAAAAAGGGAGCTTTTAA is part of the Kroppenstedtia pulmonis genome and harbors:
- the fni gene encoding type 2 isopentenyl-diphosphate Delta-isomerase; translation: MTSNNYPTDKRKSEHIDIVLNQKVTGTNITTGFEAYQFRHNALPEINFDDVSLYTTFLGKPLKAPFLVSSMTGGTDQAWKINKHLAVAAEEQGWAMGLGSVRAAIEQPSTAYTFQLREYAPTIPILANLGAAQLNYGYGVNECRQVVELTQADALIFHLNSLQEVFQPEGDTRFRSLIRQIAEVCKKLDVPVGVKEVGWGIDGKVAKLLFEAGIHFIDVAGAGGTSWSQVEKYRSQHKDPLRYQAAEAFTDWGIPTAECVIDVRQRNPQGTVISSGGLYTGVEGAKAIALGADLAGYGRSLLTAATQSTPEQLRFVMQRIELECKIAMFGIGAATLSDLKRTDRIHHIHTRTTFRT
- a CDS encoding ABC transporter permease, yielding MKELIISEWERAWGRKKTQMLLIVYPVLVFLMEVFMLQFGVGFYDMEHEVALHALNFPLFSLRDLSLLLVFVIAPMLWVDSFSGEYSTGAYRMVLIRPYSKGKLLAAKWVSQAALTGILLLIPFVMSQIVGWINLPNPSVTTFFYEGAERYDMGEALLYQLCFYGWIFLILLVCQSVCALLGTWMPNPILSFLAYAGGLIGSIYLSDSFIILFGHTDEVFRLMAGKAEVSVYYVLFGTLVVSLVSIYGSWKKKDWVK